The following DNA comes from Epinephelus moara isolate mb chromosome 2, YSFRI_EMoa_1.0, whole genome shotgun sequence.
GTGTCCATCGTtctggaggtttttactgggagccagattatctgcagaggtcccTTCCTCTGAAAAATAAACGGACCAGGTCATTACAACTGGTAACACCCCTGATTAAAATGACATCAcgttacaaattagtgtttctgtgATGCTTTTTGGTATGTCAGAGATGGACAGCTAATCTAccacctgctaatctgtgctcaccatttttctctgataacttaagatccagacattcaggaggcttttaccaggagccaaattatctgcagagaagTCTTCCACTCCAAAACAgatccagtgatttaaaccagtaaaacactgaataaagaagtttcatTGGTGATTTCCCAACACTTTCAGcacggaggggctgctaattatggtggctgacgcaaatggccctatctagagccagtgtttggtttatccatcctgggctgctgtagaaacatggcagtgcaacttGATGATCTCCATGGACAAGGActcactccctatgtagataaaaacaggtcattctaaggcaacaaaaacataacgattcttattttcaagtaattatacactaaacaaaacataattattatattaGATTCCATATTCCTTTTGTCGCAAAATATtcccataaatcctacacactgggcctttaaatcTTGGATCTACCCTCACCACATGTTTCTAAAAGGCTTGATATATGAAGACTTGTGTTATGGGGTGAACTGGTGCTTTAATTCTATCTTCAGAGCACTTTGATTcgctgccagaaaaaaaaaattaaatcatgaAATGCCATGGGCTGAACATTTGCAAATTTACAGTAGGTGTATTGATTTGCAGATATGCCATCTTCCCATAAAGAAACTGGCTTCTCAGCTTGCTCCGTCTGTGCAAAATTGAGATGCAGCTCATTTCTCTAAGCCCTCTGTAACAGAGATTTAACCTGACTGTTATTCAGCTGAGCTCACTTCATTATCAACCGCATTCAAATATCTCTGAGCTCTGCTGCCCACCCGCTGCTCTCCACTCAGACAGAGGCCATGCCTGCCTGCTCCATTTACATCACTGTCCACCATGTTACATACACAGAGATACTTAATATTTCCATTGAGGATCCAGCCAATGCACAAATGTCCATTAAGATGCAGTTAGCCTTTGTCAGTGTTCTTAGCTTAATGCAGCACTCAtcaattattaattttataagaactgttttaatttttccagGCTTCCACTTGACTTTCATTTATGtatatgacaaaatttcatgaCACAAATGAAAAACCGAGGGATtcattggtttttttttctgctctttcTTTGCCACAGGCACAATGGAACGGCTTGACGGGACAAATAATTATAAACAAGACGGACGGCCTGCGGAAAGAATTTGATTTAGATGTCATCAGCCTAAAGGAAGATGGCTTGGAGAAGGTGAACTATCTGACCCGTGTCTATACTATCAGTGCAGACTGTTATTGTAGACATTCATGGCAGAGCTGAACAGAGTTGGAAAACAGGGCCACTACTATTCACTGAAATCTCCTTTTTTCTAAAATTGCAGAAACATGACTTGTCTATAAAACAATAGACTGCATCTTGAAATCTGATGCACTAATTATACCTCAGAAAAGGAACTTTTTGAACTGTTTTGACACATTGCTCTTGCAAATAGTTGTAGCTGTCATTTTGAGGTCAAAAGTTTGTTGATGCTCCTTTAATCACACTGACAATGCTGCGCTCAGTTTTGGCAGGTTATTAATAGGCCTATCATGATGAAGGAATTAAACTTAAGTTAACACAGTTGAAAGTAAAGattaacattaaaatgaaataagagcTGTAACCAGAGGAGTTATTATTTTCCACATTTGTCTTTAAGTCAAAATTAATTGTTCTTTCTTTAAGCTCAGGGATCTGTGATTAAAATGCTTTCTCTTTATTATTTCTGCAAGACAATCGCGGGCAACAACCGCCTGAATAAAGTGTGGAAAAAGGTTTGTACTCTAACTGCCCTGGCAGACTAAAGGAATGTTGATACTGTTTATTAATTACTTTACCTGCTACCCTCTGTGATGTCTCCcctttttccaaaaaaaaaaaaaaagttttaggtACTGGTGGGAAGAAATGTTCAACATTTCTACACTGGACATGGCATTTCAAGTTTTATcaaatattgtgttttatattcTTTTCCTTTTCCCACAATCTCTCATCTCAGTTTGTTCTTCCACTGTAATTTTTCTACTTCCTAGTACTTGTTTCTTTTACCTTCTTTGCATTCCTTATCGTGATCATGTGAAGGTGACTTGGCAACTATGGGTCTTTGATATGTAGTCAGTGTGGTTATTTGGATATTTTCTTCTTTACAGATTGGTGTGTGGAACTCCCAAACAGGCCTTAAtttaacagaaaacaacaaggATTCATCCACAAACGTGACTGACTCGATGGCCAACAGGACCCTCATTGTTACAACTATTCTGGTATGGATTAAAGTAATTATCAGGCAGCATTTGATCAGGAATGTCTTAATATTACTAATGAAGTTAATTATGCACCTTATTCCAGGAAAATCCTTATGTCATGTATAAGAAATCTGACAAGCCGCTGTATGGGAATGATCGCTTTGAGGGTTACTGCCTGGACCTGCTCAAAGAGCTCTCCAACATTTTGGGCTTCTCCTATGAGGTAAAGCTGGTGTCTGATGGCAAATATGGCGCTCAGAATGACAAGGGGGAGTGGAACGGCATGGTGCGAGAACTCATTGACCATGTGAGTAGCAATCAATATTAAATGTGAGAGAATATCTGTGTAATCAGCAGCATCatctgtgtttgactgtggctctgcttgatgtttttgttgtcttgtttttgttctgtgcCAGGTGGCTGACCTAGCCGTGGCCCCTCTCACTATCACGTATGTGAGGGAAAAGGTGATAGATTTTTCCAAGCCATTCATGACGCTGGGGATCAGCATCCTCTACCACAAACCTAACGGCACCAACCCAGGAGTGTTCTCCTTCCTGAACCCACTGTCCCCTGATATCTGGATGTATGTGCTGCTGGCATGCCTCGGGGTCAGCTGTGTGCTGTTTGTTATTGCCAGGTAAAAGCATAGAGCGAATTTTAATAAATAGGACCAAAGGATTggtctgtgtaaaaaaaatccttatcTATAGCTTTAGCTAGAATTAACTTCATACAGTATGTTCATTATTGTTGATTGCACTTTAAGCAACATTGTTTCACCAGAAAACTAAATTCTACTTTAGCTGAATATTTTGATGTCCTGTATGCTATAGGGAAGTTGGACTTTCAGTTCATTGTGGACTGCTGCAGTAACTGACCACAGTTATGTGTCTGTGTCCTTGGTCACAGTTGACTCAATATAATTTTTGCCTGTTTGCATTATGTCCCCAACATACATTGGAAAACAGCCAAAATGCAGGTAGTAATGCAGTTTTTCTCCattgcatacacacaaaaaatgaacCTATGCAGAGAATTCTGAAAACTTGAAGCTCCAGTATCAACAACAGGACTCCAAACTGCTAAACTCTTATCACAAGTTCATTGTTTTCACTCAAGTAGTAATTCTAAATCACATTATTGCAAAACTCTAAACACAAATTGCATCATTTAGCACACTCTGTTCACCTAGAAAACACTGGCCTTCAAAATGCCACACCCCAATTACCAGTTGGTCTCACTCATATCTCAGCTGTTCAGGCTCAATTGGCAAAATAGTCCAATCAGAGCATAAAAAAAACGCCTCGGATAACCTCCACTGTGTTGGGGGGGAAAATAAAGTAGCATGGAGAACAGATAttaggaggaggaagaggaggaggagaaggaggaatgCCTTGATaccttttaaaaaagttttgccCTAATTTCATCATTAcagcttcagaaaaaaaatctaaatacatTCTCCCTTGGCACTCACTGTATCAACAAATGTACATTGTATCATGTGCTGATATAATGATTGTGTCAATGCaatgtttatttgatttattcacagtattatattaaaatatgacaacagtttttatactgtatgtactgtatgcagCCTATTTTGCGACAAAAACACCCTGATCTTTAAAAAGTAGAAAAAGGAAACAActgctacatttttttttcaatatgtaACATCATGAAGCCagacatatacagtataaacagtATTTTGATGGTAGTATTTGAAATTTATCACACCAGCGTTTAATTGATGCTCTGTATGAGATACGATAgctgcttttggttttggttttgagtgcagtgtttcattttgcaaagatttgtggagttttgacaaaatgtttaacttttttcagtttttttttgagttttgagcTATAGTTTCAGGAAATGTGTTTAAACAATTGGAAAAACTGAAAGTGAATATTAGTGGGTGTCACAGGCCTAAATATGGTATTATGTTGTCATCCTTAAGTCATcgtattttatttacattactAATTTTAACTGTTTAACTCTTCACCTTCAGGTTTACTCCCTATGAGTGGTATAACCCTCACCCCTGCAACCCTGACTCTGATGTGGTTGAAAACAACTTCACTCTAAtaaacagtgtttggtttggagTTGGAGCACTTATGCAGCAAGGTATACTTATTGCATATATAATTGTATTATGTTACCATGCTCTTTTCATACCTGATAGAGATTTGGTAGAGCACCTTCTACCATCACCTTTGCACATAGAATGTGCCTGGGAAAGAAGACAGTCAGTATCATGGCTATTTTGTTACATACTATGTCGTTGTTGTCTCatgatgtatttgtgtgtagGATTCACAGTGTACCTTGTGATGTTATCTTACAGGATCCGAACTGATGCCTAAGGCCCTCTCTACAAGGATAGTCGGTGGAATATGGTGGTTCTTTACGCTGATCATAATCTCCTCATACACTGCTAACTTGGCTGCCTTCCTCACTGTGGAGAGAATGGACTCACCAATCGACTCTGCAGATGACTTGGCCAAGCAAACCAAAATAGAGTACGGTGCTGTAAGAGATGGCTCCACCATGACCTTTTTTAAGGTAATCTTCTTACCACTCCGCAGTAAATGAAAGTAACTACACGACAGTGGGGGGAGGGATGCAAACAAGAGGACCACTTTTGATTTTAATAAGCCTGACAAGTTTTACCCTTGAGCCATCAGTCCTCAGTCATTACAGTAAGATGACATGTGTTGTCTGATGGGTTGGGGAAAAAGAGTAAGGTTAAAGGTCAGTATCTTAGAAACTTCCTCATACACGCACATTAACAAAAGCCTGTGGCCAGTTCTTCCACAAAGATTTCAAGGATTTATTGTGTTGTCTGTAGCACACTAACAGCTTTATCTGAATGTACAGAGAAAATTGAATGAACTTGGGTAGATTTGTACACACTTGTCACAACCCATCTCCTGCCTTCCATCAGGATTATTGCCCCAGTCAGCAGAGAGTCTCCAAATACTGTTTCATTTGAAATATTAGAAAGAAGCATCAACCACTGACCATGCATCAACATTACCGGTCTTGGTTTTTGTCCGCTGCGTTGTTGTTTGCTGTGTTGAATATTAAGATGCTGTGTTTTTAACTTCCAtatattctgattctgattaaacAGAAATCTAAGATCTCAACTTATGAGAAAATGTGGGCATTCATGAGCAGTAGGAAGAACACAGCTTTGGTGAAAAACAACCGGGAGGGGATTCAGAGGGTTCTAACTACGGACTATGCTCTTCTGATGGAGTCGACCAGCATCGAGTACATCAGCCAGCGTAACTGCAACCTCACACAGATTGGAGGCTTGATAGATTCAAAGGGCTATGGAGTGGGAACCCCGATTGGTAAGAGAGATCAGTAACAACAGACACAGTAACAATTATAACCAATTAATGCTTCCTGTCCGTCTACAAAACAACCAACCCAAAGGTTATGATGCTGGTAATGGCagtaataatgtttttttatccTGCTGTAGGCTCCCCTTACAGAGACAAGGTCACCATCGCCATCTTGCAGCTTCAGGAGGAAGGGAAGCTGCACATGATGAAGGAGAAATGGTGGAGAGGGAATGGCTGCCCAGAGGAGGACAGCAAAGAGGCCAGTGCTCTTGGTGTGGAGAACATAGGGGGTATCTTTATTGTGCTGGCAGCCGGACTAGTCCTCTCAGTTTTTGTAGCGATTGGAGAGTTTATTTACAAATCCAGAAAAAATTTGGACATTGAGGAGGTGAGTGTTGGTCAGTGCGAATGGCACAACAAGTATTAACACACGATGGGACTCAATCAAAGACTGTTAATGAACCCTACTACACATTTGCGTTGTCATTGTTGTCATCAGAGGACTACAGTAATCACTGGGCCAACAAAAATTTGAAGTCTGAATGTGTTGAACTGCATTGTTACAATCAAAACAGAAATACTTTTTTGACACAGAGTTTAGTGTTTTCAGTAGTTTTGATGTAGAGCACATGAACATTTTAGTCTTAATTGGAAGAATACATTTGAAACCCTTTTTTATGATGACAGATGGTTGTTGACTTCTGACATCATGACACTTGGCCTTGCTGTTTTTCGCAAAAAACTGTAAACACTGTAACATTGTTTGTGTGGATAAAATGTCATTCTCATGCCATGATATTGTGGGTAAGTGATGCTAAGTGTTATCTTTTGAGGCGTGTTTGCCATGTAAATTCCGACAACTGCAGTAGGTGTGAAGGTGTTctgttataaaaaatatttgcattttcatatttataGCGCACAGAAACTTTGACACAACAGTACTTCTTACCACTTTTGTATGTACTCATGTATTTCAAAAAAATTTGATTTACTCTATGACAGTTGTTTCCACTTCGTTTATGAATGAGTGTTCCCACAAGATTTTATTCAAGTTGCTTGACACTCAGGCCATCAGTTGCTTACTGTCTatagtttctttctttttttttttttttgcttttgtatcATATGACATTCACAAacatgcatgtatatgtttcgtcatgttggcattgtttcaGAATGACTAAAGTTGTGTGAGAACATTACATCATTTAACCTTTtatttctggttgttttggttttgattGCGTCCTTTCTTTGCTTGCACAGCCTTTTCCTCACTGGATGGAGCGATTATAAGTTGTGTTAATTG
Coding sequences within:
- the LOC126398082 gene encoding glutamate receptor ionotropic, kainate 1 isoform X2, yielding MEKGKGLLFSLLYFIAEFWLTSQQVLRIGGIFETLENEPISVEELAFKFAVTNINRNRTLMPNTTLTYDIQRINLFDSFEASRRACDQLALGVGAVFGPSHSSSVSAVQSICNALEVPHIQTRWKHPSVDNKDSFYINLYPEYTSISRAVLDIVQYYKWKTVTVVYEDATGLIRLQELIKAPSRYSIKIKIRQLPTGSKDARPLLKEMKKGKEFYVIFDCSYQTSADVLKQILSMGMMTEYYHFFFTTLDLFSLDLEPYRYSGVNMTGFRLLNIDSPQVASVVERWAMERLQAPSKAETGMMEGMMTTEAALMYDAVYMVAAASQRASQITVSSLQCHRHKPWRFGSRFMNMLKDAQWNGLTGQIIINKTDGLRKEFDLDVISLKEDGLEKIGVWNSQTGLNLTENNKDSSTNVTDSMANRTLIVTTILENPYVMYKKSDKPLYGNDRFEGYCLDLLKELSNILGFSYEVKLVSDGKYGAQNDKGEWNGMVRELIDHVADLAVAPLTITYVREKVIDFSKPFMTLGISILYHKPNGTNPGVFSFLNPLSPDIWMYVLLACLGVSCVLFVIARFTPYEWYNPHPCNPDSDVVENNFTLINSVWFGVGALMQQGSELMPKALSTRIVGGIWWFFTLIIISSYTANLAAFLTVERMDSPIDSADDLAKQTKIEYGAVRDGSTMTFFKKSKISTYEKMWAFMSSRKNTALVKNNREGIQRVLTTDYALLMESTSIEYISQRNCNLTQIGGLIDSKGYGVGTPIGSPYRDKVTIAILQLQEEGKLHMMKEKWWRGNGCPEEDSKEASALGVENIGGIFIVLAAGLVLSVFVAIGEFIYKSRKNLDIEEVSVGQCEWHNKY
- the LOC126398082 gene encoding glutamate receptor ionotropic, kainate 1 isoform X1, translated to MEKGKGLLFSLLYFIAEFWLTSQQVLRIGGIFETLENEPISVEELAFKFAVTNINRNRTLMPNTTLTYDIQRINLFDSFEASRRACDQLALGVGAVFGPSHSSSVSAVQSICNALEVPHIQTRWKHPSVDNKDSFYINLYPEYTSISRAVLDIVQYYKWKTVTVVYEDATGLIRLQELIKAPSRYSIKIKIRQLPTGSKDARPLLKEMKKGKEFYVIFDCSYQTSADVLKQILSMGMMTEYYHFFFTTLDLFSLDLEPYRYSGVNMTGFRLLNIDSPQVASVVERWAMERLQAPSKAETGMMEGMMTTEAALMYDAVYMVAAASQRASQITVSSLQCHRHKPWRFGSRFMNMLKDAQWNGLTGQIIINKTDGLRKEFDLDVISLKEDGLEKTIAGNNRLNKVWKKIGVWNSQTGLNLTENNKDSSTNVTDSMANRTLIVTTILENPYVMYKKSDKPLYGNDRFEGYCLDLLKELSNILGFSYEVKLVSDGKYGAQNDKGEWNGMVRELIDHVADLAVAPLTITYVREKVIDFSKPFMTLGISILYHKPNGTNPGVFSFLNPLSPDIWMYVLLACLGVSCVLFVIARFTPYEWYNPHPCNPDSDVVENNFTLINSVWFGVGALMQQGSELMPKALSTRIVGGIWWFFTLIIISSYTANLAAFLTVERMDSPIDSADDLAKQTKIEYGAVRDGSTMTFFKKSKISTYEKMWAFMSSRKNTALVKNNREGIQRVLTTDYALLMESTSIEYISQRNCNLTQIGGLIDSKGYGVGTPIGSPYRDKVTIAILQLQEEGKLHMMKEKWWRGNGCPEEDSKEASALGVENIGGIFIVLAAGLVLSVFVAIGEFIYKSRKNLDIEEVSVGQCEWHNKY